The proteins below come from a single Lepidochelys kempii isolate rLepKem1 chromosome 20, rLepKem1.hap2, whole genome shotgun sequence genomic window:
- the LOC140900765 gene encoding tubulin alpha-1A chain-like gives MATGGYIAAVPPRAPRVLLQRPPKSRAVRKRPAPPPGTSMRECISIHVGQAGVQIGNACWELYCLEHGIQPDGQMPSDKTIGGGDDSFNTFFSETGAGKHVPRAVFVDLEPTVIDEVRTGTYRQLFHPEQLITGKEDAANNYARGHYTIGKEIIDLVLDRIRKLADQCTGLQGFLVFHSFGGGTGSGFTSLLMERLSVDYGKKSKLEFSIYPAPQVSTAVVEPYNSILTTHTTLEHSDCAFMVDNEAIYDICRRNLDIERPTYTNLNRLIGQIVSSITASLRFDGALNVDLTEFQTNLVPYPRIHFPLATYAPVISAEKAYHEQLSVAEITNACFEPANQMVKCDPRHGKYMACCLLYRGDVVPKDVNAAIATIKTKRTIQFVDWCPTGFKVGINYQPPTVVPGGDLAKVQRAVCMLSNTTAIAEAWARLDHKFDLMYAKRAFVHWYVGEGMEEGEFSEAREDMAALEKDYEEVGVDSVEGEGEEEGEEY, from the exons ATGGCGACGGGAGGGTATATAGCCGCCGTGCCGCCGCGCGCCCCCCGAGTTCTCTTACAGCGACCCCCTAAGAGTCGCGCGGTAAGAAAGCGGCCAGCGCCCCCGCCCGGcaccagcatg CGTGAGTGCATCTCTATCCACGTCGGCCAGGCTGGTGTCCAGATCGGCAATGCCTGCTGGGAGCTCTACTGCCTGGAACATGGGATCCAGCCTGATGGCCAGATGCCCAGTGACAAGACCATCGGCGGAGGAGACGACTCCTTCAACACCTTCTTCAGTGAGACGGGCGCTGGCAAGCACGTCCCCAGAGCCGTCTTTGTGGACTTGGAGCCAACAGTCATAG ATGAAGTGCGCACTGGAACCTACCGCCAGCTCTTCCACCCTGAgcagctcatcactggcaaggaaGATGCTGCCAACAACTATGCCCGTGGGCACTACACCATTGGGAAAGAAATCATCGACCTGGTTCTTGACAGGATCCGCAAGCTG GCTGACCAGTGCACCGGTCTCCAGGGCTTCCTGGTCTTCCACAGCTTTGGAGGTGGCACTGGTTCTGGGTTCACCTCCCTGCTGATGGAGCGTCTCTCCGTCGACTATGGCAAGAAGTCCAAGCTGGAGTTCTCCATCTACCCCGCTCCTCAGGTCTCCACCGCAGTGGTGGAGCCCTACAACTCCATCCTGACCACCCACACCACCCTGGAACACTCTGACTGCGCCTTCATGGTAGACAACGAGGCCATCTATGACATCTGCCGCAGGAACCTGGACATTGAGCGCCCCACCTACACCAACCTGAACCGGTTGATAGGTCAGATAGTGTCTTCCATCACTGCCTCCCTCCGATTTGATGGTGCCCTGAATGTGGATCTGACAGAGTTCCAGACCAACCTGGTGCCCTACCCCCGTATCCACTTCCCTCTGGCCACCTATGCCCCAGTCATCTCTGCTGAGAAAGCTTACCATGAGCAGCTTTCTGTAGCAGAGATCACAAACGCTTGCTTTGAGCCAGCCAACCAGATGGTGAAATGTGACCCCCGCCACGGGAAATACATGGCCTGCTGCCTCTTGTACCGTGGGGACGTGGTGCCCAAAGATGTCAATGCTGCTATTGCCACCATCAAAACCAAGCGCACTATCCAGTTTGTGGACTGGTGCCCAACTGGCTTCAAGGTTGGTATCAACTACCAGCCCCCCACTGTGGTTCCTGGCGGTGACCTGGCCAAGGTGCAGCGGGCCGTATGCATGCTCAGCAACACCACAGCCATAGCTGAGGCCTGGGCTCGTCTGGACCACAAGTTTGACCTGATGTACGCCAAGCGTGCCTTTGTTCACTGGTACgtaggggaggggatggaggaaggCGAATTCTCGGAGGCTCGGGAGGACATGGCTGCCCTAGAGAAGGATTACGAAGAGGTTGGTGTGGATTCTGTTGAAGGGGAGGGTGAAGAGGAAGGGGAGGAATATTAA
- the LOC140900751 gene encoding tubulin alpha-1B chain isoform X2, giving the protein MPSDKTIGGGDDSFNTFFSETGAGKHVPRAVFVDLEPTVIDEVRTGTYRQLFHPEQLITGKEDAANNYARGHYTIGKEIIDLVLDRIRKLADQCTGLQGFLVFHSFGGGTGSGFTSLLMERLSVDYGKKSKLEFSIYPAPQVSTAVVEPYNSILTTHTTLEHSDCAFMVDNEAIYDICRRNLDIERPTYTNLNRLISQIVSSITASLRFDGALNVDLTEFQTNLVPYPRIHFPLATYAPVISAEKAYHEQLSVAEITNACFEPANQMVKCDPRHGKYMACCLLYRGDVVPKDVNAAIATIKTKRSIQFVDWCPTGFKVGINYQPPTVVPGGDLAKVQRAVCMLSNTTAIAEAWARLDHKFDLMYAKRAFVHWYVGEGMEEGEFSEAREDMAALEKDYEEVGVDSVEGEGEEEGEE; this is encoded by the exons ATGCCCAGTGACAAGACCATCGGCGGAGGAGACGACTCCTTCAACACCTTCTTCAGTGAGACGGGTGCTGGCAAGCACGTCCCCAGAGCCGTCTTTGTGGACTTGGAGCCAACAGTCATAG ATGAAGTGCGCACTGGAACCTACCGCCAGCTCTTCCACCCTGAgcagctcatcactggcaaggaaGATGCTGCCAACAACTATGCCCGTGGGCACTACACCATTGGGAAAGAAATCATCGACCTGGTTCTCGACAGGATCCGCAAGCTG GCCGACCAGTGCACCGGTCTCCAGGGCTTCCTGGTCTTCCACAGCTTTGGAGGTGGCACTGGTTCTGGGTTCACCTCCCTGCTGATGGAGCGTCTCTCCGTCGACTATGGCAAGAAGTCCAAGCTGGAGTTCTCCATCTACCCTGCTCCTCAGGTCTCCACCGCAGTGGTGGAGCCCTACAACTCCATCCTGACCACCCACACCACCCTGGAGCACTCTGACTGCGCCTTCATGGTAGACAATGAGGCCATCTATGACATCTGCCGCAGGAACCTGGACATTGAGCGCCCCACCTACACCAACCTGAACCGTCTTATTAGCCAGATCGTGTCCTCCATCACCGCCTCCCTCCGATTCGATGGTGCCCTGAATGTAGATCTGACAGAGTTCCAGACCAACTTGGTGCCCTACCCCCGTATCCACTTCCCTCTGGCCACCTATGCCCCAGTCATCTCTGCTGAGAAAGCTTACCATGAGCAGCTTTCTGTAGCAGAGATCACAAACGCTTGCTTTGAGCCAGCCAACCAGATGGTGAAATGTGACCCCCGCCACGGGAAATACATGGCCTGCTGCCTCTTGTACCGTGGGGACGTGGTGCCCAAAGATGTCAATGCTGCTATTGCCACCATCAAAACCAAGCGCAGCATCCAGTTTGTGGACTGGTGCCCAACTGGCTTCAAGGTTGGTATCAACTACCAGCCCCCCACTGTGGTTCCTGGCGGTGACCTGGCCAAGGTGCAGCGGGCCGTATGCATGCTCAGCAACACCACAGCCATAGCTGAGGCCTGGGCTCGTCTGGACCACAAGTTTGACCTGATGTACGCCAAGCGTGCCTTTGTTCACTGGTACgtaggggaggggatggaggaaggCGAATTCTCGGAGGCTCGGGAGGACATGGCTGCCCTAGAGAAGGATTACGAAGAGGTTGGTGTGGATTCTGTTGAAGGGGAGGGTGAAGAGGAAGGGGAGGAATAG
- the LOC140900751 gene encoding tubulin alpha-1B chain isoform X1 — MRECISIHVGQAGVQIGNACWELYCLEHGIQPDGQMPSDKTIGGGDDSFNTFFSETGAGKHVPRAVFVDLEPTVIDEVRTGTYRQLFHPEQLITGKEDAANNYARGHYTIGKEIIDLVLDRIRKLADQCTGLQGFLVFHSFGGGTGSGFTSLLMERLSVDYGKKSKLEFSIYPAPQVSTAVVEPYNSILTTHTTLEHSDCAFMVDNEAIYDICRRNLDIERPTYTNLNRLISQIVSSITASLRFDGALNVDLTEFQTNLVPYPRIHFPLATYAPVISAEKAYHEQLSVAEITNACFEPANQMVKCDPRHGKYMACCLLYRGDVVPKDVNAAIATIKTKRSIQFVDWCPTGFKVGINYQPPTVVPGGDLAKVQRAVCMLSNTTAIAEAWARLDHKFDLMYAKRAFVHWYVGEGMEEGEFSEAREDMAALEKDYEEVGVDSVEGEGEEEGEE, encoded by the exons ATG CGTGAGTGTATCTCTATCCACGTCGGCCAGGCTGGTGTCCAGATCGGCAATGCCTGCTGGGAGCTCTACTGCCTGGAACATGGGATCCAGCCTGATGGCCAGATGCCCAGTGACAAGACCATCGGCGGAGGAGACGACTCCTTCAACACCTTCTTCAGTGAGACGGGTGCTGGCAAGCACGTCCCCAGAGCCGTCTTTGTGGACTTGGAGCCAACAGTCATAG ATGAAGTGCGCACTGGAACCTACCGCCAGCTCTTCCACCCTGAgcagctcatcactggcaaggaaGATGCTGCCAACAACTATGCCCGTGGGCACTACACCATTGGGAAAGAAATCATCGACCTGGTTCTCGACAGGATCCGCAAGCTG GCCGACCAGTGCACCGGTCTCCAGGGCTTCCTGGTCTTCCACAGCTTTGGAGGTGGCACTGGTTCTGGGTTCACCTCCCTGCTGATGGAGCGTCTCTCCGTCGACTATGGCAAGAAGTCCAAGCTGGAGTTCTCCATCTACCCTGCTCCTCAGGTCTCCACCGCAGTGGTGGAGCCCTACAACTCCATCCTGACCACCCACACCACCCTGGAGCACTCTGACTGCGCCTTCATGGTAGACAATGAGGCCATCTATGACATCTGCCGCAGGAACCTGGACATTGAGCGCCCCACCTACACCAACCTGAACCGTCTTATTAGCCAGATCGTGTCCTCCATCACCGCCTCCCTCCGATTCGATGGTGCCCTGAATGTAGATCTGACAGAGTTCCAGACCAACTTGGTGCCCTACCCCCGTATCCACTTCCCTCTGGCCACCTATGCCCCAGTCATCTCTGCTGAGAAAGCTTACCATGAGCAGCTTTCTGTAGCAGAGATCACAAACGCTTGCTTTGAGCCAGCCAACCAGATGGTGAAATGTGACCCCCGCCACGGGAAATACATGGCCTGCTGCCTCTTGTACCGTGGGGACGTGGTGCCCAAAGATGTCAATGCTGCTATTGCCACCATCAAAACCAAGCGCAGCATCCAGTTTGTGGACTGGTGCCCAACTGGCTTCAAGGTTGGTATCAACTACCAGCCCCCCACTGTGGTTCCTGGCGGTGACCTGGCCAAGGTGCAGCGGGCCGTATGCATGCTCAGCAACACCACAGCCATAGCTGAGGCCTGGGCTCGTCTGGACCACAAGTTTGACCTGATGTACGCCAAGCGTGCCTTTGTTCACTGGTACgtaggggaggggatggaggaaggCGAATTCTCGGAGGCTCGGGAGGACATGGCTGCCCTAGAGAAGGATTACGAAGAGGTTGGTGTGGATTCTGTTGAAGGGGAGGGTGAAGAGGAAGGGGAGGAATAG